A single window of Archangium gephyra DNA harbors:
- a CDS encoding RNA polymerase sigma factor, with product MDAAVIALPPFAELYRQYRTRALAIARRIVGDADEAEDVVQDVFTRLAQRPTGFDGRSSCTTWLHRVMVNSSINWLRARKRRERLQHEPESPASPEAQAVGAEMQRHFEEALDKVSEQQRQVLWLREMRGYSYPEIAAMLRIPEGTVKSALHRGRQRALAELEERGQQP from the coding sequence ATGGATGCCGCGGTCATCGCACTTCCTCCCTTCGCCGAGCTGTACCGCCAGTACCGCACACGGGCACTGGCCATCGCACGCCGCATCGTGGGCGATGCGGACGAGGCGGAGGATGTGGTGCAGGACGTCTTCACCCGGCTGGCCCAACGCCCCACCGGCTTCGACGGCCGCTCGTCGTGCACCACGTGGTTGCATCGTGTGATGGTGAACAGCAGCATCAACTGGTTGCGGGCCCGCAAGCGCCGCGAGCGGTTGCAGCACGAGCCCGAGAGCCCGGCCTCCCCAGAGGCCCAGGCCGTGGGCGCCGAGATGCAGCGTCACTTCGAGGAGGCCCTGGACAAGGTCAGTGAGCAGCAGCGCCAGGTGCTGTGGCTGCGCGAGATGCGCGGCTACAGCTACCCGGAGATCGCCGCCATGTTGCGCATCCCCGAGGGCACCGTGAAGAGCGCCCTGCACCGGGGCCGGCAGCGCGCCCTCGCCGAGCTGGAGGAGCGCGGTCAGCAGCCGTGA
- a CDS encoding S46 family peptidase produces the protein MKKTLLLLSLVAAPALAGEGKWTPQQVLELDPAWLKAQGLQVPPTRLWDPKRGTGLLAGAVSVNGCTGAFIAETGLVITNHHCVFPILQEHSTPQRDLITQGFLAKGREEELPGQGSRIHVPRSFTDVTKEMYAAVPEGADDLTRQKALERKEKELVAECEKRPATRCRVASFDGGVQFVLSDSVELADVRLVYAPPRGVGEYGGDEDNWTWPRHTGDFSIIRAYSAPDGSAAKYSAQNVPYKAEFFFPLATEGVKPDDFVMVLGYPGTTFRALLAEDMAERQSRFYPRVIDVYGELIRILEEEGEKDPAGKIAVASNLKAMRNRYKNSGGQLAGLKRGRIVQKQRESEAAVVAWAEKRKEHAGALSARAELLSLQAERAKTFEREFLLDTVRGAVKAPGLAVMLARLSQERAKPDLERRPEFMERELPRLADRLEREQKNLFTAADKRMFLALVRRAQGLGAGERIAAIDKYFGRTYAEKEVSAKLDALYANTKVLELSERQKMAGETEAQLRARKDPLLDFGLELSAEVVALEEQRDRRAGANVRLMPQWRRAVMAHAGKPVAPDANSTLRVSFAKVKGYAPRDGALYTPQTTLAGVMEKHTGQAPFAVPEKVAAAAEAKKHGPWVDKRLKDVPVNFLADADTTGGNSGSPTVNGKGQLVGINFDRVWENVANDFGYNPDVARNVNVDVRYVLWLLDQVEDADGLLRELGVRKGPKAQERR, from the coding sequence ATGAAGAAGACGCTCCTGCTCCTTTCACTCGTGGCTGCCCCGGCCCTGGCCGGGGAAGGGAAGTGGACCCCCCAACAGGTCCTCGAGCTCGATCCGGCGTGGCTCAAGGCCCAGGGTCTCCAGGTGCCGCCCACGCGGCTGTGGGATCCCAAGCGGGGCACGGGCCTGCTGGCCGGCGCGGTGAGCGTGAACGGCTGCACGGGCGCCTTCATCGCCGAGACGGGCCTGGTCATCACCAACCACCACTGTGTCTTCCCCATCCTCCAGGAGCACAGCACGCCGCAGCGCGACCTCATCACCCAGGGCTTCCTCGCGAAGGGCCGCGAGGAGGAGCTGCCGGGCCAGGGCTCGCGCATCCACGTGCCGCGCAGCTTCACCGACGTGACGAAGGAGATGTACGCCGCGGTGCCCGAGGGCGCGGATGACCTCACGCGTCAGAAGGCGCTGGAGCGCAAGGAGAAGGAGCTGGTCGCCGAGTGCGAGAAGCGTCCGGCCACGCGCTGCCGGGTGGCCAGCTTCGACGGCGGCGTGCAGTTCGTGCTGAGCGACTCGGTGGAGCTGGCGGACGTGCGGCTGGTGTACGCACCGCCGCGCGGGGTGGGCGAGTACGGCGGCGACGAGGACAACTGGACGTGGCCGCGCCACACCGGTGACTTCTCCATCATCCGTGCCTACTCGGCGCCGGACGGCTCGGCGGCGAAGTACAGCGCCCAGAACGTGCCCTACAAGGCGGAGTTCTTCTTCCCGCTGGCCACCGAGGGCGTGAAGCCGGACGACTTCGTGATGGTGCTGGGCTACCCCGGCACCACCTTCCGCGCGCTGCTGGCCGAGGACATGGCCGAGCGCCAGTCGCGCTTCTACCCGCGCGTCATCGACGTGTACGGCGAGCTCATCCGCATCCTCGAGGAGGAGGGCGAGAAGGATCCGGCGGGGAAGATCGCCGTGGCCTCGAACCTCAAGGCCATGCGCAACCGCTACAAGAACTCGGGCGGGCAGCTGGCCGGGCTCAAGCGCGGACGCATCGTGCAGAAGCAGCGCGAGTCCGAGGCCGCGGTGGTGGCCTGGGCGGAGAAGCGCAAGGAGCACGCGGGCGCGCTCAGTGCCCGTGCGGAGCTCCTGTCGCTGCAGGCGGAGCGGGCGAAGACGTTCGAGCGCGAGTTCCTCCTCGACACGGTGCGGGGCGCGGTGAAGGCTCCGGGGCTGGCGGTAATGCTGGCGCGGCTGTCGCAGGAGCGGGCGAAGCCGGACCTCGAGCGCCGGCCCGAGTTCATGGAGCGCGAGCTGCCCCGGCTGGCGGACCGGTTGGAGCGCGAGCAGAAGAACCTCTTCACGGCGGCGGACAAGCGGATGTTCCTCGCGCTGGTGCGGCGCGCGCAGGGGCTCGGCGCGGGCGAGCGCATCGCGGCGATCGACAAGTACTTCGGCCGGACGTACGCGGAGAAGGAGGTGTCCGCGAAGCTCGACGCCCTGTACGCCAATACCAAGGTGCTGGAACTGTCCGAGCGCCAGAAGATGGCCGGTGAGACGGAGGCGCAGCTCCGGGCGCGGAAGGATCCGCTGCTGGACTTCGGGCTGGAGCTGTCGGCGGAGGTGGTGGCGCTGGAGGAGCAGCGGGACCGGCGCGCGGGCGCGAACGTGCGGTTGATGCCGCAGTGGCGCCGGGCGGTGATGGCGCACGCGGGCAAGCCGGTGGCGCCGGATGCCAACAGCACCCTGCGGGTGTCGTTCGCGAAGGTGAAGGGGTACGCGCCTCGGGACGGGGCCCTCTACACGCCGCAGACGACGCTGGCGGGCGTGATGGAGAAGCACACGGGCCAGGCGCCCTTCGCCGTGCCGGAGAAGGTGGCCGCCGCGGCCGAGGCGAAGAAGCACGGGCCCTGGGTGGACAAGCGGCTCAAGGACGTGCCGGTGAACTTCCTGGCGGACGCGGACACCACGGGCGGCAACTCGGGCAGCCCCACGGTGAACGGCAAGGGCCAGCTGGTGGGCATCAACTTCGACCGCGTGTGGGAGAACGTGGCGAATGACTTCGGCTACAACCCGGACGTGGCGCGCAACGTGAACGTGGACGTGCGCTACGTGCTGTGGCTGTTGGATCAGGTCGAGGACGCCGACGGGCTGCTGCGTGAGCTGGGCGTGCGCAAGGGTCCCAAGGCCCAGGAGCGCCGCTGA
- a CDS encoding M50 family metallopeptidase has product MQTSSGSKLDFGRVALLLVLLGAGWYFWDSPVVWPLKLLVVMMHEGGHALATLLAGGAVDRVTLSATGSAACLSHLPTGRMAQVAVYSAGYVGSALAGAFLLLATYRFRMRRLVLATACGGLAVMGVLYAGDSVTLGFCMGTALVLGLAAKYLPDGGVDMLNLLLAAFSALYVAFELRSDLGNGAARSVSDAALLARLTPVPSWAWAALWSFVSLALLGLFARWSLRAARPEGLGFSLTSGRR; this is encoded by the coding sequence ATGCAGACCTCGAGCGGCTCCAAGTTGGACTTCGGCCGGGTGGCCCTTCTCCTCGTGCTCCTGGGGGCGGGCTGGTACTTCTGGGACTCGCCCGTGGTGTGGCCCCTGAAGTTGCTGGTGGTGATGATGCACGAGGGTGGACACGCACTCGCCACCCTGCTCGCCGGGGGCGCGGTGGACCGCGTCACGCTGTCCGCGACCGGCTCCGCGGCCTGTCTGTCCCACCTGCCCACCGGCCGGATGGCGCAGGTGGCCGTGTACTCCGCCGGCTACGTGGGCAGCGCGCTCGCCGGAGCCTTCCTGCTGCTGGCCACCTACCGCTTCCGGATGCGCCGCCTCGTGCTCGCCACCGCGTGCGGGGGCCTCGCGGTGATGGGCGTCCTCTACGCGGGCGACAGCGTCACCCTGGGCTTCTGCATGGGCACCGCGCTCGTGCTGGGGCTCGCGGCGAAGTACCTCCCGGACGGGGGCGTGGACATGCTCAACCTCCTGCTCGCCGCCTTCTCCGCCCTCTACGTGGCGTTCGAGCTGCGCTCGGACCTGGGGAACGGCGCCGCCCGCTCCGTCAGCGACGCGGCCCTGCTCGCCCGCCTCACCCCCGTGCCCTCGTGGGCCTGGGCCGCGCTCTGGTCGTTCGTCTCGCTCGCGCTGCTCGGCCTCTTCGCCCGCTGGTCCCTGCGCGCCGCGCGCCCCGAGGGCCTCGGCTTCTCGCTGACCTCCGGCCGCCGGTAG
- a CDS encoding MBL fold metallo-hydrolase, with amino-acid sequence MEALYVRQLKLGSMDNFVYLVGPKDSDEVLVVDPAWDVNAIEKALVEDGKRLVGVFVSHCHGDHTNGIPELLSNHDVPVYAQRAEVDFSADLRELASGALRQLGPGDTLTVGGRSFQALHTPGHTPGSHCLLAQDALVSGDTVFINGCGRCDMRGGDPEAMYRSLSQVLLKVPDSTRLFPGHDYASVPVAAMSDVRQHNPYFAFPDVSAFVAYRMRPRR; translated from the coding sequence ATGGAAGCTCTGTACGTGCGCCAGTTGAAGCTCGGGTCGATGGACAACTTCGTGTACCTGGTGGGCCCGAAGGACTCGGACGAGGTGTTGGTGGTGGACCCCGCGTGGGACGTGAACGCCATCGAGAAGGCCCTCGTGGAGGACGGCAAGCGCCTGGTGGGCGTCTTCGTCTCCCACTGCCACGGTGACCACACCAACGGCATCCCCGAGCTGCTCTCGAACCATGACGTCCCCGTGTACGCCCAGCGCGCCGAGGTGGACTTCTCGGCGGACCTGCGCGAGCTGGCGTCCGGCGCGCTGCGTCAGCTGGGGCCGGGGGACACCCTCACGGTGGGCGGGCGGAGCTTCCAGGCCCTGCACACCCCGGGGCATACACCGGGCTCGCACTGCCTGCTGGCCCAGGACGCGCTGGTGTCGGGGGATACCGTCTTCATCAACGGCTGCGGGCGGTGCGACATGCGCGGGGGAGACCCGGAGGCGATGTACCGCTCGCTGTCGCAGGTGTTGCTCAAGGTGCCGGACAGCACCCGGCTCTTCCCCGGGCATGACTACGCGAGCGTGCCGGTGGCGGCCATGAGCGACGTGCGCCAGCACAACCCGTACTTCGCCTTCCCGGACGTGTCGGCCTTCGTGGCCTACCGGATGCGTCCGAGGCGCTGA